DNA sequence from the Armatimonadota bacterium genome:
TCCCTCACGGGACTGCACGGGCTCCACGTGCTGAGCGGGGCGGTGCTGCTGTTGGGCGTCTACCTCCACGGCCGGCGGGGCCGCTACGGCCCCGGAGACTACTGGCCCGTGGAGGGGGTGGTGAAGTACTGGCACTTCGTAGACGTGGCGTGGGTGTTCATCTATCCCACGCTTTACCTGGTGGGGTGAGACCATGACGGAACCCGTGGTGGCCCTCTCGCAACTCCTGGATGCCTTGAGCGAGGAGGCGGGTTGTCCGCTCCTCGTGGCCGCCCCGGACGGCACGCCCTTGGCGGCGCCCCGGCAGCACGTCATCCCGTGCCTGCAGGCGCCGAAGTGGGAGGGGGTGTGTCAGGGGGCCCGGGCGTTCCTCGCAGGTGGCCCTCCCGGGGCGGCGGGCGTGCGGACGTGCCCGAAGAACGCCCAACCACACCTAGTGGTGCCCGTGGTCAACGGATCGCGGCAGGCGGTGGTGATGGCGGAGCTGTGGCTGGCCCGGAACCCCAGGACCATCCGGGCTCGGGCGGAGCGGATGGCCCGGGTGGCCGCGGACCTGGTCCAGAAGGCCCTTCCCACCGGTCCACCGGAGGCGCGGGTCCCGGTGGGGGAGGTGCCTTCCCGGGTGGTGCGTCAAGCCCTGGCGGACGGCCGCCTCACCCCGGAGGGCCTGCGGCGTCTAAGAACCCGTTATCGCCTCTCGTGGCGGGAGGTAGAGGTGCTGGTCCTGTACTACCTCACCGCCCACGGGCCGGACCAGCGGGTGCGGACCACGGTGGGCCAGGCCTTGGGCCTCACGGAGGGCTCCGTCCGGGAGTACGTGCGCCGGGTGCGACGCAAGCTCGGGGTGCGGTTCCGGCGATCCCCGGAGGTGTGGGTGTGGGCCCGGGAGCAGGGGCTCACGCAGGAGGGGCGGTAGTGGCCGCCGCGGCACCGATCCTCGAGAGACGGTACGTGTACAGCCGGGCCCCACTCCTCATTTACTGGGAGCTGACCCGGGCGTGCGACCTGGCCTGCCGGCACTGCCGGGCGGAGGCCGTTCCGGACCGCCATCCCCGCGAGCTCTCCACCCTCGAAGGGCGCCGCATGCTCCGGGAGGCCTTGGCCTTCGGGCCGTCCCTCCCCCACTGGGTGTTCACGGGCGGAGACCCCTTCAAGCGGCCGGATCTCCCGGATCTGGTGGAGGAAGCGCGGGCACTGGGGTTCGGAGTCTCCCTGGCTCCCAGCGCCACTCCCCTGGTGACGGACGCGGCCATCCGGCGCCTGGCCCGGGCCGGCGTACAGGCCATCTCCCTCAGCCTGGACGGCTCAACCCCGGAGCGACACGACGCCCTGCGGGGCATCCCCGGGTGCTTCGACCTCACCCTCCGGCTCGCGCACCGGATCCGGGAGGAGGGGATTCAACTTCAGATCAACACCCTGATCACCGCCTCCACCGTGGAGGATCTCCCGGCCATCTACGACCTGGTCCGGGGACTGGACATCGTCCGCTGGAGCCTCTTCTTCCTGATCCGGGTGGGGCGGGGGCAGGTGCTGGAGGAGGTGACGCCCCAGCAGGCGGAGCGGCTGTGCCACTGGCTGCTGGACCTGAGCGCGCGCGCGCCGTTCGCCATCAAGACCACGGAGGCCCCGCATTACCGCCGGGTGGCGTTCCTGCGCATGCGCCACCGGGGTCTCAGCGAGGACGCCATCGCCTCCACCCCCGTGGGTCGGGGGTTCGGGGTGCGGGACGGAAACGGCATTGTGTTCGTCTCTCACACGGGCGAGGTGTACCCTTCGGGGTTCCTGCCCCTCCGGGCGGGAAACGTGCGGGAGCGGAGCCTGGTGGAGCTGTACCGGCACGCGGACCTCCTGGTGCGGATCCGGGATACGGGCCTCCTGCGGGGCAAGTGCGGCCGGTGCCCCTTCCGGGAGATCTGCGGGGGCTCCCGGGCCCGTGCCTACGCGCACACGGGCGATCCCCTGGAGAGCGACCCCCTCTGCCCGTACCAGCCTCCATAGGACGGAGATCCGGGGGCGAAATCCTGTCTCCGCCCGATGCGGGGCAGAGGGCAGCAGGGGAAACTCGTCTGCGGGAGGGAGCGGACATGCGGTGGAGGATGGTGGTGCTGGGAGGGTTGGGGATCCTGGCTCTGGTGGCGGGGAGCTGGGTCGGCCTCCACGCGGGCGCGGCCCCCCAGAAGGTCAAGGTGGAGGCGAAGGAGTTCAGCTACACCCCCAACCGGATCACGGTGAAATCGGGCCAGCCGGTCGAGCTCCTCATGGAGAACAAGGGCGTCATCGAACACGACTTCGTGCTGGAGAAATTCAAGGTGAAGATGGGGCTCCTCAAGCCCGGACAGTCCGGAAAGGTGACCTTCACGCCCGCCGCGAAGGGCACCTTCCCCTTTTATTGCAGCGTGCCAGGGCACAAAGAAGCCGGGATGACGGGGACCCTGGTGGTGCAGTAGGGATCCCTCCGGCGCAAGGCTGGAACCTCTACCCGGAGCAATGCCCGCCCCTGTGGGGACCTGACGGTGCTTCGGGGATGAGGCCGCTTTGCGCGTCGCGGTCCCGGTCCCCTATAATGGTCGCGCCTTCGGCCTTTCGGAGGGAGGGGGTGCGCCATGCCGACATACATCATGTTGAGCCGGCTCACGGAATCCGGGGCGGAGACCATCCGTCAGAACCCCGGCCGCATCCAGGAGGTGAACCGGGAGCTGGAGGCCATGGGGGTTCGCGTGCTCCAGCAGTACGCGGTCCTGGGGCCCTACGACTTCGTGAACATCGTGGAGGCCCCGGATGTGGGAACCGTGATGCGGGCCTCCGTGGAGCTCAGCTCCCGGGGAAGCGTGCGCATCGAGACCCTGGCTGCGGTCCCCATGGACGAGTTCGTCCGCCTGTTCCGGTAGGAACGGACAGATCCCGGGGAGCAGGGCACGGACCGCCCACCGGGAACGTGTGGGCCGGGGAAGGGGATTCCCATGGAAGTGGTCCGATCCGCGCTTCCGAACGGGCTGCGGGTGGTGGTGCTGCCCGATCGCTCCGCGCCCGTGGTGAGCTTCTGGATCTGGTACCGGGTGGGCGCGCGGGACGAGCGTCCCGGACAGACCGGGATCTCCCACTGGGTGGAGCACATGCTTTTTAAGGGCACCCCGCGGCTCGGCCGGGGCGGGCTGGACCGGCTGTTCGCCCGCCTGGGCGCCCGCTGGAACGGGTTCACCACCTCGGACTTCACCGTCTACCTGGAGACCCTCCCGCAGTCCACCTGGCAGGTGGCCGCGGAGGTGGAAGCGGATCGCATGCGCAACACGGTGTTCGACCCGGAGGAGGTGGAGCGGGAGCGCACGGTGATCCTCTCGGAGCGGGGGATGTACGAGAACGACCCCAGCAGTGTTCTGCACGAGGAGGTGGCGGCCCTGGCCTTCCAGGTCCACCCCTACCGCCAGCCCGTGATCGGCTGGCGGACGGACCTGCAGCGGATCACCCGGGAAGAACTCCTAGCCCACTACCACGCCTACTACCGGCCCAACAACGCCACCGTGGTCCTGGTGGGTGCGGTCTCCCCCGAGGAGGCCCTGCGCGCCGTGGAGGCGCACTTCGGTGGGATCGAACCCGGGGAACGGCCTCCGGAGGTACGGATCGAGGAACCGCCGCAGGGGGGCGAGCGCCGGGTGGTGGTGGAGCGGCCGGGCGGAGCCGTCCCCCTCGTGCAGATGGCCTATCGGGTTCCCGCGGGCACGCATCCGGATACGGTGCCGCTCCTCGTGCTGGACGCGGTGCTGTCGGGCGGAAAGCCCCTCAGCTGGGGAAGCGCAGGAGGGATGGGCCGCTCCTCGCGCCTCTATCGGGCCCTGGTGCGCACCCGGCTCGCGGCCGCGGCCAGCAGCGGCTTCACGCCCTCCCTGGACCCCGGGTTGCTCTGGATTTCCGTCACCGCCCAGCCCGGGGTGAAGCCGGAGTCCCTGGAGTCCGCGGTGGAAGAGGAGCTCGCCCGGGTGCGGGAGGAGCTCGTGCCGGAGGAGGAGCTGCGGAGGGCCACCAAGCAGCTGCGGGCCCAGCTGGCGTACGGCGCGGACGACGCCTCCGGCCGGGCCCTGTGGCTGGGGTTTGTGGAGATGCTGGGGCTCCGTTCGTGGTTTTCGGAGCTCCCACGACAGCTGGAGCGGGTCACGCCGGAAGAGGTCCGGCGGGTGGCCCGGACCTACCTTCAGAGGAAGACCCGCACCGTGGGCTGGTACCTCCCGGAGGCCGCCTGATGGAGATCCCCATCCGGCCTGATACGGTCCTCCGGAAGGCGCTTCCGAACGGAGGCGTGGTCCTGGCGCTGCGTGACGCCTCTTCCCCCACGGTCTCCCTGCGGGTTCTGTTGCCGTACGCGGGTGCCGTGGCGGATGGAGAGGCCGGGGCGGGCACCGCGCGGTTCGTGGCCGCCCTGCTCGTCCGGGGGACCGGGCGGTACGATGCGGAGGCCCTGGCGGAACTGCTGGACGGCATGGGGGCTT
Encoded proteins:
- a CDS encoding GYD domain-containing protein translates to MPTYIMLSRLTESGAETIRQNPGRIQEVNRELEAMGVRVLQQYAVLGPYDFVNIVEAPDVGTVMRASVELSSRGSVRIETLAAVPMDEFVRLFR
- a CDS encoding TIGR04053 family radical SAM/SPASM domain-containing protein: MAAAAPILERRYVYSRAPLLIYWELTRACDLACRHCRAEAVPDRHPRELSTLEGRRMLREALAFGPSLPHWVFTGGDPFKRPDLPDLVEEARALGFGVSLAPSATPLVTDAAIRRLARAGVQAISLSLDGSTPERHDALRGIPGCFDLTLRLAHRIREEGIQLQINTLITASTVEDLPAIYDLVRGLDIVRWSLFFLIRVGRGQVLEEVTPQQAERLCHWLLDLSARAPFAIKTTEAPHYRRVAFLRMRHRGLSEDAIASTPVGRGFGVRDGNGIVFVSHTGEVYPSGFLPLRAGNVRERSLVELYRHADLLVRIRDTGLLRGKCGRCPFREICGGSRARAYAHTGDPLESDPLCPYQPP
- a CDS encoding cupredoxin domain-containing protein, which gives rise to MRWRMVVLGGLGILALVAGSWVGLHAGAAPQKVKVEAKEFSYTPNRITVKSGQPVELLMENKGVIEHDFVLEKFKVKMGLLKPGQSGKVTFTPAAKGTFPFYCSVPGHKEAGMTGTLVVQ
- a CDS encoding pitrilysin family protein; this translates as MEVVRSALPNGLRVVVLPDRSAPVVSFWIWYRVGARDERPGQTGISHWVEHMLFKGTPRLGRGGLDRLFARLGARWNGFTTSDFTVYLETLPQSTWQVAAEVEADRMRNTVFDPEEVERERTVILSERGMYENDPSSVLHEEVAALAFQVHPYRQPVIGWRTDLQRITREELLAHYHAYYRPNNATVVLVGAVSPEEALRAVEAHFGGIEPGERPPEVRIEEPPQGGERRVVVERPGGAVPLVQMAYRVPAGTHPDTVPLLVLDAVLSGGKPLSWGSAGGMGRSSRLYRALVRTRLAAAASSGFTPSLDPGLLWISVTAQPGVKPESLESAVEEELARVREELVPEEELRRATKQLRAQLAYGADDASGRALWLGFVEMLGLRSWFSELPRQLERVTPEEVRRVARTYLQRKTRTVGWYLPEAA